Proteins from a genomic interval of Macadamia integrifolia cultivar HAES 741 unplaced genomic scaffold, SCU_Mint_v3 scaffold456, whole genome shotgun sequence:
- the LOC122068750 gene encoding translation machinery-associated protein 22-like — protein MAEKPQPVRVLYCPVCSLPAEYCEFGPDFQKCKPWLIENAPELYPDLLKESDEKEADKVSERLQSVGISSAGVDGSAPRGGTSTSKQEEVKRLPGGKIKKIEKQEVVIEKVVRNKRKCVTMVKGLELFGIKLSDASKKLGKKFATGASVVKGPTEKDQIDVQGDISYDIVEFITETWPDVPETAIYFIEDGRKVAAA, from the exons ATGGCGGAGAAGCCGCAACCGGTTCGCGTTCTATACTGTCCAGTTTGTAGTCTCCCCGCCGAATACTGTGAATTTGGTCCGGATTTTCAGAAATGCAAGCCCTGGCTGATTGAAAACGCTCCGGAGCTGTATCCCGATCTCCTGAAAG AATCAGATGAGAAGGAAGCTGATAAGGTTTCTGAACGGCTCCAATCGGTTGGAATTTCTTCCGCCGGCGTCGATGGGTCAGCTCCTCGAG GAGGTACCTCAACATCGAAGCAAGAAGAAGTAAAACGTCTTCCTGGTGGAAAGATAAAGAAGATA GAGAAGCAAGAAGTTGTTATCGAAAAAGTTGTTCGTAACAAGCGCAAATGTGTCACCATGGTGAAAGGACTAGAGCTTTTCG GAATCAAACTCAGCGATGCTTCCAAGAAACTTGGGAAAAAATTTGCTACAGGAGCATCTGTTGTTAAG GGTCCGACTGAGAAGGATCAAATTGATGTCCAGGGTGACATATCCTACGATATCGTGGAGTTCATCACTGAGACCTGGCCTGAT GTCCCAGAAACTGCTATTTATTTCATTGAAGATGGCAGAAAAGTGGCTGCTGCATAA
- the LOC122068735 gene encoding cytokinin dehydrogenase 3-like — MGNSTKSLRSCFTVILFVKRLVSMIAKHSRPWPPSLPRELQFLDVAARLRVDSDTITMASTDFGKLNREIPAAVLCPFSKDDIVALVRSSYSSSSSVTFSIAARGEGHSLRGQAMAPGGVVVDMKAMGINSGRISVCGSAFYADVGGEQLWIDVLNATLEHGVAPKSWTDYLYLTVGGTLSNAGISGQSFRHGPQISNVQELDVVTGRGEVVTCSRHMNSELFCAVLGGLGQFGIITRARISLEPAPTRVKWVRMLYHDFSAFTRDQEHLISINLNEGQGMVKGLDYVEGSVTSQLSPANNWRSSSFFSKADHSRISSLLATQQHDILYYLEVAKYYDHLTVDTVDGELEVLLSGLSFIPGLIFAKDVSYVDFLNRVRSGELKLRSKGQWDVPHPWLNLFVPKSRILDFDAGVFKGILRQSPSLVGPILVYPMLRSKWDDRMSAVIPGEDIFYSVGLLQSISPNGTTQECREDHHHLGLEEQNRKILEFCEEASIKVKQYLPNYRSRAEWMNHFGPKWEVFKERKNNFDPLAILSPGQRIFN; from the exons atGGGTAATAGTACAAAGAGCCTTAGGAGTTGTTTCACTGTGATATTGTTTGTAAAACGTTTGGTGTCGATGATAGCTAAGCACAGCAGGCCATGGCCTCCTTCATTGCCACGGGAGCTTCAATTCCTAGACGTGGCAGCTAGGCTTCGTGTTGACTCTGACACCATTACCATGGCCTCTACTGATTTCGGCAAACTCAATCGAGAGATCCCTGCTGCGGTTCTTTGTCCCTTCTCTAAGGATGACATTGTGGCTCTCGTGAGATCctcttactcttcttcttcttctgttactTTTAGTATTGCAGCGAGGGGTGAGGGTCATTCGCTGCGTGGACAAGCCATGGCTCCAGGTGGAGTGGTTGTAGATATGAAAGCTATGGGCATTAACAGTGGAAGAATTAGTGTATGTGGTTCAGCTTTTTATGCAGATGTGGGAGGAGAACAGCTATGGATCGATGTGTTGAATGCGACCCTTGAGCACGGGGTTGCACCCAAGTCTTGGACGGACTATTTGTATCTTACCGTTGGGGGAACCCTCTCTAATGCAGGCATCAGTGGACAATCCTTTCGCCATGGCCCTCAGATCAGCAACGTCCAAGAGTTGGACGTCGTTACTG GACGTGGTGAGGTGGTGACCTGCTCCAGGCACATGAACTCGGAGTTGTTTTGCGCAGTACTGGGAGGACTTGGCCAGTTTGGGATTATCACCAGAGCAAGAATTTCTCTAGAGCCGGCCCCAACCAgg GTGAAATGGGTACGCATGCTCTACCATGATTTCTCGGCTTTCACAAGAGACCAAGAGCATTTGATCTCAATCAACCTTAATGAAGGACAAGGGATGGTGAAGGGATTGGATTACGTGGAAGGTTCAGTTACGTCCCAGCTGAGTCCTGCCAATAATTGGAGGTCATCCTCATTCTTCTCCAAGGCTGACCATTCCagaatttcttctcttctagcAACCCAACAACATGACATCCTTTACTACTTAGAAGTGGCCAAATATTACGACCATCTAACTGTTGATACTGTTGATGGGGAATTAGAAGTGTTGCTCAGTGGGTTGAGCTTCATTCCTGGACTCATCTTTGCCAAAGATGTATCATATGTAGATTTCCTGAATAGGGTTCGAAGTGGTGAACTAAAGCTTCGTTCAAAAGGACAGTGGGATGTTCCTCATCCATGGCTTAATCTCTTCGTACCCAAATCTCGAATCTTGGACTTCGATGCCGGTGTTTTCAAGGGCATCCTTCGACAGAGCCCGAGCCTCGTCGGTCCCATCCTTGTCTACCCCATGCTTCGAAGCAA GTGGGATGATAGGATGTCGGCAGTAATTCCAGGTGAAGATATCTTTTATTCTGTTGGATTACTACAATCAATAAGTCCAAACGGAACAACACAGGAGTGTAGAgaagatcatcatcatttaGGCTTGGAGGAGCAGAACAGGAAGATATTAGAGTTTTGTGAAGAGGCTAGCATTAAGGTGAAGCAATATCTTCCCAATTATAGAAGCAGGGCAGAGTGGATGAATCATTTCGGTCCGAAATGGGAGGTgttcaaagaaaggaaaaataattttgatcCATTAGCAATACTCTCCCCAGGACAAAggatttttaattaa